One window from the genome of Gimesia aquarii encodes:
- a CDS encoding MBL fold metallo-hydrolase — protein MTKIHHINCGTLIVQGYPTVVCHCLLLESKQGLLLVDAGIGLLDVQNPVERLGQELIDMAGFQFNESDTAVRRIEALGFSVADVRHIVLTHCDPDHTGGLADFPNAQVHVAQEELQHMQSGHWRYVNSHFEHGPNCQTYSRGERDWFGLQARPINVDPAAEVLLIPLFGHTIGHCGVAIRQDSRWLLHAGDAYYLRAELTDDNHPVSSFAAQRADDNDLRQSSLKELRRLFTSHTDEIEMIGYHDINELPQFPAATA, from the coding sequence GTGACGAAAATTCATCATATCAATTGCGGGACACTAATTGTGCAAGGGTACCCCACTGTAGTGTGCCATTGCCTTCTCCTCGAAAGCAAGCAGGGACTCTTGTTAGTGGATGCTGGAATTGGGCTGTTAGACGTACAAAACCCAGTTGAACGCCTGGGCCAGGAATTGATCGACATGGCTGGCTTTCAATTCAACGAATCAGATACCGCAGTACGACGAATCGAAGCCTTGGGATTTTCAGTTGCTGATGTCCGTCACATTGTTCTGACTCACTGCGACCCTGACCACACCGGTGGTTTGGCTGATTTTCCCAATGCTCAAGTCCATGTCGCACAGGAGGAACTGCAGCATATGCAGTCCGGACACTGGCGATATGTCAACAGCCACTTCGAACATGGTCCGAACTGCCAAACTTACTCTCGTGGCGAGAGAGATTGGTTCGGATTGCAGGCGCGTCCCATCAATGTGGATCCTGCAGCGGAAGTTCTATTGATTCCATTATTCGGGCACACCATCGGGCATTGCGGTGTTGCGATTCGGCAGGACAGCCGATGGTTACTCCATGCCGGTGATGCGTACTACCTGCGCGCGGAACTGACGGATGATAACCATCCAGTCTCATCATTTGCCGCTCAGAGAGCCGATGACAACGACTTGCGTCAGTCTAGTCTCAAGGAACTGCGCCGGTTATTTACTTCTCACACAGACGAGATCGAAATGATTGGCTACCACGACATCAACGAGCTGCCTCAGTTCCCAGCAGCCACTGCCTAG
- a CDS encoding fatty acid desaturase CarF family protein, giving the protein MNYFFLFLTHLIINLLPYIGCILLVDFLSGFFHWLEDSYGNENTPFFGKLVIQPNLEHHLHPMAFTHSSFLDRNSMTIGLAVIFLAGSYFLGILTPAWGVALSIGAVANEIHYFTHLQVKKVPQAIRILQKLQILQTQKHHVGGHHGTPFDDHYCVISNIMNPVLDKLKFWRFLEFVVYLLSGVSPRR; this is encoded by the coding sequence ATGAACTACTTTTTCCTTTTTCTCACACACCTGATCATCAACTTACTTCCATATATTGGGTGTATCCTACTTGTTGATTTCTTAAGCGGATTTTTTCACTGGCTGGAAGATTCCTACGGAAACGAAAACACGCCCTTTTTTGGAAAGTTAGTTATTCAACCTAATCTGGAACACCACCTTCATCCAATGGCGTTCACGCATTCGTCGTTTCTGGACCGCAACTCAATGACAATAGGGCTTGCAGTCATTTTTCTGGCAGGAAGTTATTTTCTCGGAATTTTGACACCTGCATGGGGGGTGGCTCTGTCAATTGGAGCGGTAGCAAACGAAATTCACTACTTTACTCATCTCCAAGTAAAAAAAGTTCCACAAGCAATCCGGATTCTTCAGAAGCTTCAAATTTTACAAACACAAAAGCACCATGTCGGAGGTCATCACGGAACTCCTTTCGATGATCATTATTGTGTGATTTCCAACATTATGAATCCTGTTCTCGATAAGCTTAAGTTTTGGCGATTCTTGGAATTCGTTGTTTATCTGTTGAGCGGTGTTTCCCCGCGCCGCTAA
- a CDS encoding DUF1559 domain-containing protein — protein sequence MQKLQKRQAFTLIELLVVIAIIAILIALLLPAVQQAREAARRSQCKNNLKQMGLAMHNYHDVFGMFPLGTGWDDHDYGWGTRMLPYLDQASLYNQIDFAIDDCSKLLCSNDKWPISNAGVPRPNIEGTILAAFICPSSTLPNRSTGQGSGVDTSVGSGKSDYKACAGNDDWTDGIFNKPSDAVSSSGGPSGVTAATRIRDVIDGTSNTIAIGESSYYNAIDVDPTLERPWGAATGGQNDRDFPIWAGAGGQDEQVFAKTDRRSPLNSRADDDGFFSFHVGGAHFLFADGSVHFLSENIDSRFGCSSNDSTCPSPVPARSQWGTYQRLGSRNDGQTVGEF from the coding sequence ATGCAGAAATTGCAAAAAAGGCAGGCATTTACGCTCATTGAGCTGCTCGTGGTGATCGCGATTATCGCAATTTTGATTGCTTTATTACTACCCGCTGTTCAACAAGCACGAGAAGCGGCCCGACGTTCTCAGTGTAAAAATAATCTGAAGCAAATGGGTCTGGCGATGCATAACTATCACGATGTATTTGGAATGTTTCCACTCGGTACAGGATGGGATGACCACGACTACGGCTGGGGGACACGTATGCTGCCTTATTTAGATCAAGCTTCGTTGTACAATCAAATTGATTTTGCAATTGATGATTGCAGTAAACTTCTCTGCAGTAATGATAAATGGCCGATTTCAAATGCGGGCGTACCCCGCCCCAACATCGAAGGCACAATTCTAGCAGCATTTATTTGCCCTTCATCCACTTTGCCAAATCGTTCTACAGGGCAAGGGTCAGGTGTCGATACATCAGTGGGCTCAGGTAAAAGCGACTACAAAGCTTGTGCCGGTAATGACGACTGGACCGATGGCATCTTTAACAAACCCAGTGATGCAGTCTCTTCATCTGGTGGCCCCTCCGGCGTCACAGCAGCAACTCGTATACGTGACGTGATTGACGGAACGAGTAATACAATCGCAATTGGAGAGTCCTCGTATTACAACGCAATCGACGTAGACCCCACACTCGAAAGACCATGGGGAGCTGCGACAGGCGGGCAAAACGACCGTGATTTCCCAATCTGGGCAGGAGCCGGCGGGCAGGACGAGCAAGTCTTTGCAAAAACCGACCGACGCTCTCCTCTCAATAGCCGTGCAGATGATGATGGCTTTTTTAGCTTCCACGTAGGTGGTGCCCATTTCCTGTTTGCTGATGGATCTGTGCACTTTCTTAGTGAGAATATCGACTCACGATTTGGTTGCTCTTCTAATGACTCTACCTGCCCCTCTCCGGTACCTGCCCGGTCGCAATGGGGAACGTACCAACGATTGGGTAGTCGCAACGATGGTCAGACTGTAGGTGAATTCTAA
- a CDS encoding aminotransferase class V-fold PLP-dependent enzyme, translated as MEITDTKLECQRGLFNLPDDICWLNSAYMSPLLHSVREAGLEGVELRGRPWNISADDFFEPAEQVRSLVAGLIYADADGVALVPSVSYGIGIATANLPVTAGQNIVVVEEQFPSNIYPWRELANERNAIVRTVSIPEGGWTESIINHIDKDTSVVSIPHVHWTTGAEFDLVRIGAQARSVGAALVVDATQSLGILTFDVEKIQPDFLVAAAYKCMLGPYGLSYLYVAPRWRKGKPLEEGWLNRTNAADFSQLTEYCDDYLPGARRYDFGERSNTILLAMAIASLEQITAWKTERIEQYTRPLVQRIVAKADEMELWHPPVESCSPCMVGISLPGGSPNTLGKQLAANGIYVSVRKGNARIATHVYNTEDEIDRFFDVLRDLT; from the coding sequence ATGGAAATCACCGATACAAAACTGGAATGTCAGCGGGGACTGTTCAACCTTCCCGATGATATTTGCTGGCTTAACTCAGCCTATATGTCACCACTCTTACATTCGGTGCGCGAGGCTGGGTTGGAAGGTGTTGAACTTCGCGGTCGGCCCTGGAATATTTCAGCAGACGATTTTTTTGAGCCTGCAGAACAAGTCCGATCACTGGTCGCTGGGCTGATCTATGCAGATGCAGATGGCGTCGCACTCGTGCCTTCGGTCAGCTATGGTATTGGGATCGCAACGGCAAACCTTCCCGTCACAGCCGGACAAAACATCGTCGTCGTCGAGGAGCAATTTCCTTCCAACATTTACCCTTGGCGAGAACTGGCAAATGAGCGAAATGCGATTGTGCGCACCGTATCCATTCCGGAAGGTGGCTGGACAGAATCGATCATTAACCATATTGACAAAGACACGTCTGTTGTCTCCATTCCACACGTTCATTGGACCACCGGAGCTGAGTTTGATCTGGTGCGCATCGGCGCACAAGCGCGGTCCGTCGGCGCAGCTTTGGTCGTCGACGCGACACAGTCCCTCGGCATCCTCACATTTGATGTTGAAAAAATCCAGCCTGACTTTCTGGTTGCGGCAGCTTATAAGTGCATGCTGGGTCCTTATGGCTTGTCGTACCTCTACGTTGCACCACGATGGCGAAAAGGAAAACCACTTGAAGAAGGCTGGCTCAATCGCACAAATGCAGCAGACTTCTCACAGCTGACAGAATATTGCGATGACTATCTGCCAGGTGCGCGAAGATACGATTTCGGCGAACGATCAAACACAATCCTGCTCGCCATGGCAATCGCGTCTCTGGAACAGATCACGGCATGGAAAACCGAACGCATCGAACAATATACACGGCCGCTGGTTCAACGAATTGTCGCCAAGGCAGATGAAATGGAACTGTGGCATCCACCAGTCGAATCCTGCTCTCCATGCATGGTTGGTATCAGCCTTCCAGGTGGCTCTCCAAACACCCTTGGCAAGCAACTTGCCGCAAATGGGATCTACGTGAGCGTTCGCAAAGGAAACGCCAGAATTGCAACCCACGTCTACAATACGGAAGATGAAATTGATCGATTTTTCGATGTACTCAGGGATCTGACATAA
- a CDS encoding recombinase family protein: protein MYAEVVAKAIELKDQGKTHKEICEVLNDLGLRTRRGKPWRHPQQIVKLLRSFYIIVKK from the coding sequence GTGTACGCCGAAGTCGTTGCCAAGGCCATTGAACTTAAGGATCAAGGTAAGACTCACAAGGAAATCTGCGAAGTTCTAAACGATCTTGGGCTCAGGACTCGAAGAGGGAAGCCGTGGCGACATCCGCAGCAGATTGTGAAGTTGCTGCGTTCGTTTTACATAATTGTCAAAAAATGA
- a CDS encoding secondary thiamine-phosphate synthase enzyme YjbQ — protein sequence MKSLTKELWMDIPQRRQIVSIHNDVEQLVEESGVSDGLILINAMHITASVFINDNESGLHADYDRWLEDLAPFDAGSDPNTGGYLHNRTGEDNADAHHKRQIMGREVVVAITDGKLHLGPWEHIFYYEFDGRRRKRILVKIIGE from the coding sequence ATGAAATCACTTACTAAAGAGCTCTGGATGGATATCCCCCAGAGACGCCAGATTGTGTCGATTCATAATGATGTGGAACAGTTGGTCGAAGAAAGTGGGGTTTCCGATGGTTTAATACTCATTAACGCAATGCACATAACCGCGTCAGTTTTTATCAACGACAACGAGTCGGGGCTGCATGCAGACTATGACCGTTGGCTGGAGGATCTGGCTCCGTTTGATGCGGGCAGTGATCCCAATACCGGCGGGTATCTTCACAACCGGACGGGGGAAGACAACGCCGACGCTCACCATAAACGCCAGATCATGGGCCGCGAAGTGGTCGTTGCGATCACAGATGGTAAACTGCACCTGGGACCTTGGGAACACATCTTTTATTATGAATTTGATGGTCGCAGGCGGAAACGGATACTTGTGAAGATTATTGGGGAGTAG
- a CDS encoding glucose 1-dehydrogenase, with translation MANLNGKVGIVTGGGTGIGRATALAMAKAGAALVIGNRNATKGEEVVQTIEQFGGRAIFQQTDVSKPDDVMSLVQRAVTEFGGLDLGFNNAGMDGEQVPLHEQDIDKASTLFDVNIKGVFYCMKYEIEQMLKQGGGSIVNTSSIFGLNGYPGWSLYVSTKHAVTGMTKAAALDYAKRGVRINAVGPGPVETPLLHEGTGGDPHSYAAFVPMGRIGQPEEIADAVVWLLSDEARYVTGHTLPVDGGVCSQ, from the coding sequence ATGGCAAATCTGAATGGAAAAGTGGGAATCGTCACTGGTGGAGGAACTGGTATCGGCAGGGCAACCGCCTTAGCAATGGCAAAGGCGGGTGCAGCGTTGGTCATTGGAAATAGGAACGCAACAAAGGGTGAAGAAGTCGTGCAAACGATCGAACAATTTGGAGGCCGAGCAATCTTCCAACAGACTGATGTCAGTAAACCTGATGATGTAATGTCATTAGTTCAAAGAGCAGTTACCGAGTTTGGGGGGCTCGATCTTGGATTTAACAATGCTGGCATGGATGGAGAACAGGTGCCGTTACACGAACAGGACATAGACAAGGCATCGACTCTGTTCGACGTCAATATCAAGGGAGTGTTTTACTGCATGAAGTACGAGATCGAGCAAATGCTCAAACAGGGTGGCGGGAGTATTGTGAATACGTCTTCTATCTTTGGTTTAAATGGCTATCCTGGGTGGTCGCTCTATGTCTCAACGAAACATGCCGTTACAGGAATGACGAAAGCAGCAGCACTTGATTATGCCAAGCGGGGGGTTCGAATCAATGCCGTTGGCCCCGGTCCTGTGGAAACACCACTTCTACATGAAGGTACTGGAGGTGATCCCCATAGTTACGCTGCCTTTGTCCCAATGGGTAGAATTGGACAACCGGAAGAGATTGCCGATGCGGTGGTTTGGTTGCTTTCAGACGAGGCCCGATATGTAACAGGGCATACGCTGCCAGTAGATGGTGGAGTATGCTCACAGTAG
- a CDS encoding alkaline phosphatase — MKYLTRILFITSMFLLLHDIVSAADPIREIQNNAVLHNRSPVLHWGYNPDNYSTWTSHSLRLVPVYTFGTKGSGSGIDLKSYTKENSPYRSSDALRQIYGYLPENSLNPQAEYLDNTNIADMQQAALSAGKKHIFLVIFDGMDWQTTQAAALYYSGKVYKKGRGHGLHFLDYIAGDTTQYGFAVTAPHNEETETNVNNQTVLNPGGRLRSGYNSTKGGLNPWSPGNDNKYIIGNKGNGFGEHAYPDSANTAMAMTSGVKSYKKALNVDHLGGQVSTIAHDAQQEGYAIGIVTSVPLSHATPAAAYAHNVSRHDYQDLARDLLGQASISHPHQPLTGMDVVIGGGYGFPAKDKDVDRQGANFIPGTAYITSETISKANVKNGGQYTVAVRTLGQNGHESLNRAAEEARRKGTRLLGVYGVGKYEGHLPYQTANGDYQPANGKKDIAEQYTPADLYENPTLAEMTASAIKVLSADKEGFWMMVEAGDVDWANHDTNLDNSIGAVKSGDDAIKVITDWVEQNSNWNESILIVTADHGHYLNLDQPEVIAAAKANEKKSQHKQTNASSGP; from the coding sequence ATGAAGTATCTCACGCGTATCCTATTTATCACCTCGATGTTCTTACTCTTGCACGATATTGTTTCGGCTGCCGATCCTATCCGTGAAATCCAGAACAATGCCGTACTTCATAACCGCTCACCTGTATTACACTGGGGGTACAACCCAGACAACTATTCAACCTGGACCAGCCATTCACTACGGTTGGTACCCGTTTATACTTTCGGAACTAAAGGAAGTGGTAGCGGTATCGACCTCAAGTCTTACACAAAAGAAAACAGCCCCTATCGAAGTTCTGATGCACTGCGTCAGATCTATGGATATCTGCCTGAAAACTCTTTGAATCCACAGGCAGAATACCTCGACAACACCAACATTGCGGACATGCAACAAGCCGCGTTATCTGCTGGGAAAAAGCATATTTTCCTCGTGATCTTTGATGGGATGGACTGGCAAACGACACAGGCGGCCGCCCTGTATTATTCCGGTAAAGTATATAAAAAAGGGCGTGGCCACGGGCTGCACTTCCTGGATTACATAGCAGGGGATACAACACAGTATGGTTTTGCCGTGACCGCACCTCACAATGAAGAAACTGAAACCAACGTCAATAACCAAACCGTCCTCAACCCTGGTGGTCGGCTTCGGAGTGGCTACAACTCGACAAAGGGAGGACTAAACCCCTGGAGTCCTGGAAACGACAATAAGTACATTATTGGAAATAAGGGAAACGGTTTTGGTGAGCATGCCTATCCGGATTCTGCGAACACGGCAATGGCCATGACATCGGGAGTAAAATCCTACAAGAAAGCACTAAACGTGGACCATTTGGGAGGCCAAGTCTCAACAATTGCTCATGACGCACAACAAGAGGGATATGCAATCGGCATCGTAACCAGTGTTCCCCTTAGCCATGCCACTCCGGCGGCAGCTTATGCGCACAATGTTTCCCGGCATGACTATCAGGATCTGGCCCGAGACTTGTTGGGGCAGGCCTCAATTTCACATCCTCATCAGCCCCTTACCGGGATGGACGTCGTCATCGGTGGCGGATACGGATTCCCCGCCAAAGACAAAGATGTAGATCGGCAGGGGGCCAACTTTATTCCGGGAACTGCATACATTACTTCCGAAACGATTTCGAAAGCTAACGTCAAAAATGGAGGTCAATACACGGTTGCTGTGCGTACCCTCGGACAAAATGGTCATGAAAGCCTGAACCGCGCTGCAGAAGAGGCGCGGCGAAAAGGCACTCGACTATTGGGAGTTTATGGTGTGGGAAAATATGAAGGCCATCTACCCTACCAAACCGCCAACGGCGACTACCAACCCGCCAACGGAAAAAAAGACATCGCCGAACAATACACGCCCGCTGATTTGTATGAAAACCCAACGCTGGCCGAGATGACAGCATCTGCAATCAAAGTGCTTTCGGCTGACAAAGAGGGCTTCTGGATGATGGTCGAAGCAGGAGACGTCGACTGGGCGAATCACGACACCAATTTAGATAACTCGATTGGTGCCGTCAAAAGCGGAGACGATGCCATTAAAGTCATCACTGATTGGGTGGAACAGAACAGTAACTGGAATGAATCCATTCTTATAGTAACCGCGGATCACGGCCACTATCTGAATCTCGATCAACCTGAAGTGATTGCTGCCGCCAAAGCCAATGAAAAAAAGAGCCAACACAAGCAAACGAATGCTTCATCAGGGCCATGA
- a CDS encoding inositol oxygenase family protein gives MDRGVSTNKDVPLASLDDWDHDVRRRYPSPSSPSEISDIDQHFRNYDADTSAGVREFYRLNHVKQTVEFNRSIREKYIPLQNRRMSVWEAIQCLDEIVDESDPDTELPQIEHAILTAEAIRADGHPDWFILVGLIHDLGKVLCLFDEPQWAVVGDTFPVGCRFSEKIVLHEFFKENSDIHVPEYQTQFGIFEPKCGLDQIMLSWGHDEYMSHVVKDFLPEEARYIIRYHSFYACHREGAYTHFMNDLDYIMMEWVRRFNPYDLYTKADKRPDLNRLLPFYEKLVSKFFPAELQW, from the coding sequence ATGGATCGAGGAGTTTCCACAAATAAAGACGTGCCATTAGCAAGCCTGGATGACTGGGATCACGACGTGCGACGGCGTTATCCCAGTCCATCAAGCCCAAGTGAAATTAGTGATATTGACCAACACTTTCGAAACTATGATGCTGATACAAGTGCGGGAGTCCGTGAATTCTATCGCCTTAATCATGTTAAACAGACAGTTGAATTCAATCGGTCTATACGAGAAAAATATATTCCACTACAGAATCGACGGATGAGTGTCTGGGAGGCCATCCAATGTCTTGATGAAATCGTTGACGAAAGCGATCCCGATACGGAATTGCCTCAAATCGAACATGCCATCCTAACTGCAGAAGCCATTCGTGCCGATGGTCATCCCGACTGGTTTATACTTGTCGGTTTGATCCATGACCTTGGAAAGGTATTGTGCCTGTTTGATGAACCTCAGTGGGCAGTTGTGGGAGACACGTTTCCCGTTGGTTGTCGTTTTTCCGAGAAAATTGTCCTGCATGAGTTCTTCAAAGAAAATTCGGATATTCATGTTCCCGAATACCAGACACAGTTTGGAATATTCGAGCCAAAATGTGGTCTCGATCAAATCATGCTTTCATGGGGACATGATGAGTATATGTCACACGTTGTAAAAGACTTCCTGCCGGAAGAAGCGCGTTACATCATCCGTTACCACTCATTCTACGCATGCCACAGAGAAGGCGCATATACACATTTCATGAACGATCTGGATTACATCATGATGGAATGGGTACGACGATTCAATCCCTACGATTTATACACAAAGGCAGACAAACGACCGGATCTAAATCGCTTACTACCCTTCTACGAAAAACTGGTCAGCAAATTTTTTCCTGCTGAGCTGCAGTGGTAA
- a CDS encoding TetR/AcrR family transcriptional regulator, with protein sequence MLRAKSGRRISTEQRRREILDAALACFLDNGVAGTTIEQIRIASKASHGSIYHLFRSKNEIALTLFVEGMHDYHRKILQALENESTAYGCMRAMITTHLQDVKDDPPLALYLTRLGMADDLGEISEQYRSLNDDYVQSVWPHFEPFVKQGEIVRHSPELYISLIVGPAIHLCRSWLRGRVDQDLLSATNTLVEAAWMSLQPK encoded by the coding sequence ATGTTACGAGCAAAAAGTGGACGTCGAATCTCGACGGAACAGCGACGTCGTGAAATTCTTGATGCTGCACTGGCCTGCTTTTTAGATAATGGTGTGGCAGGCACTACAATCGAACAAATTCGAATCGCTTCAAAGGCCAGCCACGGCAGCATCTACCACCTGTTTCGTAGCAAAAATGAAATTGCACTCACTCTCTTCGTCGAAGGGATGCATGACTATCATCGAAAGATCTTACAAGCCTTGGAGAATGAATCTACAGCTTATGGCTGCATGCGTGCCATGATTACCACCCACTTGCAAGATGTGAAAGATGACCCGCCGCTGGCCCTTTATCTAACACGACTTGGGATGGCTGACGATCTCGGAGAAATCAGTGAACAATATCGATCATTGAATGACGATTATGTTCAATCCGTTTGGCCACACTTCGAACCGTTTGTCAAACAGGGTGAGATTGTTCGACATTCTCCAGAACTTTATATCTCATTAATCGTTGGTCCCGCCATTCATTTATGTCGAAGCTGGCTCCGCGGGCGCGTTGATCAGGACCTACTCTCAGCGACCAACACTTTAGTGGAAGCCGCGTGGATGTCGCTGCAGCCAAAATGA
- a CDS encoding neutral/alkaline non-lysosomal ceramidase N-terminal domain-containing protein, translated as MFSSCFILAAEFQVGVAQVDITPPIGFRKGGGYGEIVSTGIHDPLFAKAIVFRQGTTKVAIVMNDLLSVPRELSIQARKQASERTGIPLQNIIIAATHNHGSPEYWGSLRDLAHNAAMAKLGTDPKETVDYQANLVAAWVSTIEQSVKNLRPTQIELAIGRQQSLAFNRRFHMQDGSVRFNPGAGNPEIVRPAGPVDEELPILLFRESTESRKAFASLSLFAMHTAVAGGTEFSADFPAVIQSRLQKQFGQNFISVFAEGTAGDINHIDIKNKNQLRGRLEVERIGNKLADTIIHAIRTSRSLDKPELAVKSETVFAPFEPIGKARYNEAIHLLRNQKSLRVPFLKLVAAWRDCHRYHHTLHYGDRKPLEVQAIRLDRDSAVVALPHEIFVEIGFAIKASSPFRNTIVISLANDVDYYIPTRRAFEEGSYEVTTCPLNPGCGELLVTSAQRLLKSLKMAETTEPQQR; from the coding sequence ATGTTCTCGAGTTGCTTTATTTTGGCGGCAGAGTTTCAGGTCGGTGTTGCTCAGGTCGATATCACGCCTCCGATTGGATTTCGAAAGGGCGGGGGGTATGGCGAAATCGTGAGCACAGGAATTCACGATCCCTTGTTTGCCAAAGCGATTGTATTCCGACAGGGAACAACCAAAGTCGCCATTGTGATGAACGACTTGCTTTCCGTTCCACGAGAATTGAGCATCCAAGCACGAAAGCAGGCAAGTGAACGCACAGGTATCCCACTTCAGAATATAATCATCGCTGCGACGCATAATCATGGTTCTCCGGAGTACTGGGGTTCTCTGCGCGACCTGGCACACAACGCCGCAATGGCAAAACTTGGTACTGACCCCAAGGAGACGGTCGACTATCAGGCCAATCTTGTGGCAGCCTGGGTGTCAACGATTGAACAATCTGTCAAAAATTTGCGACCAACCCAGATTGAGCTCGCGATTGGGAGACAGCAAAGCTTGGCATTTAACCGCCGGTTCCACATGCAAGATGGATCGGTACGTTTCAATCCAGGGGCAGGCAATCCGGAGATTGTGCGTCCAGCCGGTCCTGTCGACGAAGAATTACCAATCCTACTCTTCCGTGAATCTACCGAAAGCAGAAAGGCCTTCGCATCTCTGTCGCTGTTCGCAATGCATACGGCAGTTGCTGGAGGTACGGAATTTAGCGCGGACTTCCCCGCAGTGATTCAGTCGCGGCTTCAAAAGCAATTCGGTCAGAACTTTATATCTGTATTCGCAGAAGGAACTGCGGGCGACATCAATCATATTGATATCAAGAATAAGAATCAGCTGAGAGGCAGACTGGAAGTCGAGCGAATTGGAAACAAATTGGCAGATACAATCATTCACGCGATTAGGACTTCCAGATCGCTCGACAAACCTGAGCTTGCCGTGAAATCGGAAACGGTCTTCGCACCGTTTGAGCCGATCGGTAAGGCCCGTTACAATGAAGCCATACACTTATTGCGAAACCAAAAAAGTCTGCGAGTTCCGTTTTTAAAACTTGTCGCGGCATGGCGTGACTGCCACCGCTACCACCATACTCTGCACTACGGTGACAGAAAGCCACTCGAAGTTCAGGCAATTAGGCTAGATAGAGATTCCGCAGTCGTTGCCTTACCACATGAAATCTTCGTCGAAATCGGATTCGCAATTAAAGCATCTTCACCATTTCGCAATACGATCGTGATCTCGTTGGCTAACGATGTTGACTATTACATCCCGACGAGACGAGCGTTTGAAGAAGGCAGCTATGAAGTGACGACATGCCCGCTTAACCCAGGTTGTGGCGAGTTGCTTGTGACATCAGCGCAACGATTGCTAAAATCACTAAAAATGGCAGAAACAACCGAACCTCAACAGCGATGA
- a CDS encoding DUF4198 domain-containing protein — translation MVQARGIIIGLLLFTMLILSNGCGGSGPEMARVKGQVLLNGEPVPGGKVMFNPVAIGDTTEAKGRPAMGSVDSNGGFTLTTYESGDGAVVGMHQVDYLSPDNEDLEEDGDAKVAQWFKNKKIFVPADLKFEIVSGSNEIKLELNERSGKARKR, via the coding sequence ATGGTTCAAGCGAGAGGAATCATAATAGGTCTTCTGCTTTTCACAATGTTGATCTTAAGTAATGGCTGTGGAGGTAGCGGACCAGAAATGGCAAGAGTCAAGGGGCAAGTTCTTCTGAATGGAGAGCCGGTGCCAGGTGGTAAGGTAATGTTTAACCCAGTCGCGATCGGCGATACTACTGAGGCAAAAGGCCGTCCCGCTATGGGTAGTGTTGACTCCAATGGAGGTTTCACATTGACGACATATGAATCTGGTGATGGAGCAGTTGTCGGAATGCATCAGGTAGACTATCTTTCACCCGATAATGAGGATTTAGAAGAAGATGGTGATGCAAAGGTCGCTCAATGGTTTAAAAATAAAAAAATCTTTGTGCCCGCTGATCTCAAATTTGAAATTGTATCAGGAAGCAATGAAATCAAACTCGAACTCAATGAGCGATCCGGGAAGGCACGAAAACGATGA